The DNA segment ATCACGGGCGCCGCCGCCAGGGGCGCCGCGGTGACGGGGGCTTTCGCCGGTGACTTCTCAGCTGTCCGCACCGCGGTACACCCCTTCATGGCCGAGACGGTGGGCGAACTTGTTCGCGCCCAGGACGAGGACGGTTCCCACGACTGCCTTCACCAGGCCGACAGCCGCCGAGATGCCCCACTGGTTGTCCTTGATGCCGTGGTAGTAGACGTAGGTGTCGAGCACTTCACCGGAGCCGGGGCCGACCGCGTCGCGCTGGAGCAGGATCTGCTCGAAGCCGACGGAGAGGATCTGGCCGAGGTTGAGGATCAGCAGCAGGATGATCACCGGGGCGATGCCGGGCAGCGTGACGTGCCACAGCCGGCGCCAGCGGTTCGCGCCGTCGATGGCCGCCGCCTCGTACTGCTGCTTGTCGATGCCCAGCAGCGCGGCGAGGATGATGATGGTCCCCCAGCCCGCGTCCTTCCAGATGGACTGGAGGGCGATCAGCCAGGGGAAGGCGTTCGGGTCGCTCATCATGTCGTAGCGGGGCAGCCCCAGGTCCCCGAGGAGGTCGGGCAGCA comes from the Streptomyces sp. NBC_01471 genome and includes:
- a CDS encoding ABC transporter permease subunit; the encoded protein is MAETAPPMPLDKRRGKSKAPSPPPVAQHRLSLWQRIKRDKVMLLLTLPGLLYFVVFHYIPLLGYMVAFQDYQPYLGYMHSAWTGFANFSSAFGDPAFWSATVNTVEIAFVQLIFFFPVPIALALLLNSIVSDKLRRFIQSVVYLPHFIGWVIIVSIFQQVLGGAGLLPDLLGDLGLPRYDMMSDPNAFPWLIALQSIWKDAGWGTIIILAALLGIDKQQYEAAAIDGANRWRRLWHVTLPGIAPVIILLLILNLGQILSVGFEQILLQRDAVGPGSGEVLDTYVYYHGIKDNQWGISAAVGLVKAVVGTVLVLGANKFAHRLGHEGVYRGADS